From a region of the Hypanus sabinus isolate sHypSab1 chromosome 2, sHypSab1.hap1, whole genome shotgun sequence genome:
- the LOC132378510 gene encoding carboxypeptidase N subunit 2-like isoform X1, with translation MLIFRNMISKWFLGILTLCTFATCSCDCEFQKEDFVCNKRSMKEMPANIPSNVTEIHVMNTNISTLRSGAFKNYPATVKRIDFMNKLLSTIEIGALDGLRNLIHLEVDGSQLETLNVGVFDNLPQLKNLFLTTNRIKNLEKGLFDKLLKLEELRLFDNSLHEIPSGILDKLSQLQKLHIGGNQIKNLPPRIFDNVRKLKVLRLHNNQIANLTTGIFDHLSDLTELSLGRNSISHLPADIFSKLIMLEKLYLESNSITELPEAILNNLTKLSRLKLDSNMISSLPANVFDFTAKLIELSLTENNLLSLHDNMFSKLSNLLKLLLSKNQISTIGKKAFSGLKHLSDLQLQGNNINTLDNEVFEKLSKLKKLNLANNQLSNIPNGTFNNLRSLSSRGLDLQNNPFVCDCQLIYLRKWMKANERRVKSASKLLCDSPVDRAGLTILSLKEEEFICLTTTALTTIPQVSTLMTTLLTAVNIFTTEGIITPETSNPIVTTVLTTPSTTELTTGQTSTSGTSTHITTTVLSTPCTTKTTEQSSTPEISTPSLTTELPTPSTTELTEQSTTPEISSPRLTAELSTPSTTELTEQTTTPEVSTTTKTMSIPTTKISTTHSMTTEQAFHMHWTSSITWMTSMAKVISAKVIFNSVLLTKYTSETPTENTSIPEFSSTSVQTSSPKNIKAFSSRRETWASHEMGNCMILAILSLILLLFLIILTTTLLYYIWRLYKSLLYEKKKQTLIKLIKFSRREQF, from the exons GAACATGATTTCCAAATGGTTTTTGGGTATTCTGACTCTGTGCACTTTTGCGACTTGCTCTTGTGATTGTGAATTCCAAAAAGAAGACTTTGTTTGTAACAAAAGATCCATGAAGGAAATGCCAGCGAATATACCTTCCAATGTAACTGAAATACATGTGATGAATACTAATATTAGCACATTAAGATCTGGGGCCTTTAAGAATTATCCTGCAACAGTGAAGAGGATTGATTTTATGAATAAATTACTATCGACGATAGAAATTGGGGCCCTGGATGGTCTCCGTAATCTCATTCATCTTGAGGTAGATGGTAGCCAACTGGAAACATTGAATGTTGGGGTTTTTGACAACCTTCCACAACTGAAGAATCTCTTCCTGACAACAAATCGTATTAAGAATCTAGAAAAGGGATTATTTGATAAACTTCTGAAATTAGAGGAACTGCGTTTGTTTGACAATAGCTTACACGAGATTCCAAGTGGAATACTTGACAAACTTTCACAGCTTCAAAAATTGCATATTGGAGGAAATCAGATAAAGAATCTTCCTCCACGAATATTTGATAACGTTAGAAAACTCAAAGTTCTTCGACTTCACAATAATCAGATTGCTAATCTTACAACAGGTATTTTTGACCATCTCTCAGACCTCACTGAGCTTTCTTTGGGTAGGAATAGTATTTCACATCTCCCAGCTgacattttttctaaacttattATGTTAGAAAAGTTGTATTTGGAGTCAAACTCCATCACAGAACTTCCTGAAGCAATTTTGAACAATTTGACAAAATTATCTCGCTTGAAGCTGGACTCTAACATGATCTCCAGTCTTCCTGCTAATGTATTTGATTTCACTGCAAAACTCATTGAACTTTCCTTGACAGAAAACAATCTTCTCTCTCTTCATGATAATATGTTCAGTAAACTGTCTAACCTGCTTAAACTTCTACTGAGCAAGAACCAGATCTCAACTATTGGAAAGAAAGCTTTCAGTGGCCTTAAACATTTGAGTGATCTTCAGCTGCAAGGAAACAATATTAACACGTTGGACAATGAAGTTTTTGAAAAATTATCCAAGTTGAAAAAGCTGAATCTTGCCAATAATCAGTTGTCTAATATACCTAACGGAACCTTTAATAATTTGCGATCTCTTTCTTCCCGTGGACTCGACCTGCAGAATAACCCCTTTGTTTGCGACTGTCAATTAATATACCtgagaaagtggatgaaggcaaatgAAAGGAGAGTAAAATCAGCGAGTAAATTGTTATGTGACAGTCCTGTTGATAGAGCTGGATTGACTATTCTATCTTTAAAAGAGGAAGAATTTATCTGTTTAACTACAACGGCACTAACTACTATTCCACAAGTTTCAACTTTGATGACTACTTTATTAACTGCCGTGAATATCTTTACAACAGAAGGAATTATCACACCAGAAACTTCAAATCCTATTGTGACTACAGTGTTAACTACTCCCAGTACAACAGAACTCACAACAGGACAGACATCCACATCTGGCACTTCAACACATATTACGACTACAGTATTATCTACTCCCTGTACCACAAAGACTACAGAACAGAGCAGCACACCAGAAATTTCAACACCTAGTTTGACTACGGAGTTACCCACTCCCAGCACAACTGAACTAACAGAACAGTCTACCACACCAGAAATTTCATCACCTCGTTTGACTGCGGAGTTATCAACTCCCAGTACAACTGAATTAACAGAACAGACCACCACTCCAGAAGTTTCAACTACGACTAAAACTATGAGTATACCCACAACCAAAATTTCTACAACTCATAGTATGACAACCGAACAAGCATTTCACATGCATTGGACATCCTCAATAACTTGGATGACATCAATGGCTAAAGTAATAAGCGCAAAG GTGATCTTCAATTCAGTACTTCTTACCAAATATACTTCAGAAACACCAACTGAAAACACCTCTATACCAGAATTCTCTTCTACTTCTGTGCAAACATCAAGTccaaagaatataaaagcattttCTTCTCGAAGAGAAACATGGGCTTCCCATGAAATGGGAAACTGTATGATACTTGCAATATTATCTCTAATACTTCTATTGTTCCTAATAATCTTGACAACCACGCTACTATACTACATTTGGAGACTTTACAAATCTCTTCTTTATGAAAAGAAAAAGCAGACTTTGATTAAACTAATTAAATTTTCAAGAAGGGAACAATTTTGA
- the LOC132378510 gene encoding carboxypeptidase N subunit 2-like isoform X2, translating to MISKWFLGILTLCTFATCSCDCEFQKEDFVCNKRSMKEMPANIPSNVTEIHVMNTNISTLRSGAFKNYPATVKRIDFMNKLLSTIEIGALDGLRNLIHLEVDGSQLETLNVGVFDNLPQLKNLFLTTNRIKNLEKGLFDKLLKLEELRLFDNSLHEIPSGILDKLSQLQKLHIGGNQIKNLPPRIFDNVRKLKVLRLHNNQIANLTTGIFDHLSDLTELSLGRNSISHLPADIFSKLIMLEKLYLESNSITELPEAILNNLTKLSRLKLDSNMISSLPANVFDFTAKLIELSLTENNLLSLHDNMFSKLSNLLKLLLSKNQISTIGKKAFSGLKHLSDLQLQGNNINTLDNEVFEKLSKLKKLNLANNQLSNIPNGTFNNLRSLSSRGLDLQNNPFVCDCQLIYLRKWMKANERRVKSASKLLCDSPVDRAGLTILSLKEEEFICLTTTALTTIPQVSTLMTTLLTAVNIFTTEGIITPETSNPIVTTVLTTPSTTELTTGQTSTSGTSTHITTTVLSTPCTTKTTEQSSTPEISTPSLTTELPTPSTTELTEQSTTPEISSPRLTAELSTPSTTELTEQTTTPEVSTTTKTMSIPTTKISTTHSMTTEQAFHMHWTSSITWMTSMAKVISAKVIFNSVLLTKYTSETPTENTSIPEFSSTSVQTSSPKNIKAFSSRRETWASHEMGNCMILAILSLILLLFLIILTTTLLYYIWRLYKSLLYEKKKQTLIKLIKFSRREQF from the exons ATGATTTCCAAATGGTTTTTGGGTATTCTGACTCTGTGCACTTTTGCGACTTGCTCTTGTGATTGTGAATTCCAAAAAGAAGACTTTGTTTGTAACAAAAGATCCATGAAGGAAATGCCAGCGAATATACCTTCCAATGTAACTGAAATACATGTGATGAATACTAATATTAGCACATTAAGATCTGGGGCCTTTAAGAATTATCCTGCAACAGTGAAGAGGATTGATTTTATGAATAAATTACTATCGACGATAGAAATTGGGGCCCTGGATGGTCTCCGTAATCTCATTCATCTTGAGGTAGATGGTAGCCAACTGGAAACATTGAATGTTGGGGTTTTTGACAACCTTCCACAACTGAAGAATCTCTTCCTGACAACAAATCGTATTAAGAATCTAGAAAAGGGATTATTTGATAAACTTCTGAAATTAGAGGAACTGCGTTTGTTTGACAATAGCTTACACGAGATTCCAAGTGGAATACTTGACAAACTTTCACAGCTTCAAAAATTGCATATTGGAGGAAATCAGATAAAGAATCTTCCTCCACGAATATTTGATAACGTTAGAAAACTCAAAGTTCTTCGACTTCACAATAATCAGATTGCTAATCTTACAACAGGTATTTTTGACCATCTCTCAGACCTCACTGAGCTTTCTTTGGGTAGGAATAGTATTTCACATCTCCCAGCTgacattttttctaaacttattATGTTAGAAAAGTTGTATTTGGAGTCAAACTCCATCACAGAACTTCCTGAAGCAATTTTGAACAATTTGACAAAATTATCTCGCTTGAAGCTGGACTCTAACATGATCTCCAGTCTTCCTGCTAATGTATTTGATTTCACTGCAAAACTCATTGAACTTTCCTTGACAGAAAACAATCTTCTCTCTCTTCATGATAATATGTTCAGTAAACTGTCTAACCTGCTTAAACTTCTACTGAGCAAGAACCAGATCTCAACTATTGGAAAGAAAGCTTTCAGTGGCCTTAAACATTTGAGTGATCTTCAGCTGCAAGGAAACAATATTAACACGTTGGACAATGAAGTTTTTGAAAAATTATCCAAGTTGAAAAAGCTGAATCTTGCCAATAATCAGTTGTCTAATATACCTAACGGAACCTTTAATAATTTGCGATCTCTTTCTTCCCGTGGACTCGACCTGCAGAATAACCCCTTTGTTTGCGACTGTCAATTAATATACCtgagaaagtggatgaaggcaaatgAAAGGAGAGTAAAATCAGCGAGTAAATTGTTATGTGACAGTCCTGTTGATAGAGCTGGATTGACTATTCTATCTTTAAAAGAGGAAGAATTTATCTGTTTAACTACAACGGCACTAACTACTATTCCACAAGTTTCAACTTTGATGACTACTTTATTAACTGCCGTGAATATCTTTACAACAGAAGGAATTATCACACCAGAAACTTCAAATCCTATTGTGACTACAGTGTTAACTACTCCCAGTACAACAGAACTCACAACAGGACAGACATCCACATCTGGCACTTCAACACATATTACGACTACAGTATTATCTACTCCCTGTACCACAAAGACTACAGAACAGAGCAGCACACCAGAAATTTCAACACCTAGTTTGACTACGGAGTTACCCACTCCCAGCACAACTGAACTAACAGAACAGTCTACCACACCAGAAATTTCATCACCTCGTTTGACTGCGGAGTTATCAACTCCCAGTACAACTGAATTAACAGAACAGACCACCACTCCAGAAGTTTCAACTACGACTAAAACTATGAGTATACCCACAACCAAAATTTCTACAACTCATAGTATGACAACCGAACAAGCATTTCACATGCATTGGACATCCTCAATAACTTGGATGACATCAATGGCTAAAGTAATAAGCGCAAAG GTGATCTTCAATTCAGTACTTCTTACCAAATATACTTCAGAAACACCAACTGAAAACACCTCTATACCAGAATTCTCTTCTACTTCTGTGCAAACATCAAGTccaaagaatataaaagcattttCTTCTCGAAGAGAAACATGGGCTTCCCATGAAATGGGAAACTGTATGATACTTGCAATATTATCTCTAATACTTCTATTGTTCCTAATAATCTTGACAACCACGCTACTATACTACATTTGGAGACTTTACAAATCTCTTCTTTATGAAAAGAAAAAGCAGACTTTGATTAAACTAATTAAATTTTCAAGAAGGGAACAATTTTGA